From the Trueperaceae bacterium genome, the window CCGGCCCCGAGGTCGGCCCAGACTCCACCAGCCCGGCCGACCACGCCCCGCACGATCAGGCGTTCGGCCTCTGCGAGGTTCATGCTCTCGCGTCTTCGTCGAACCGGGCGAGCAGGCCGGGAGGGCATACGGCCCGGTAGGCTTCGGTCAACACTCCTTGGAGTTCGTGCTGGTCTATCCCACCATCCAGGTAAAGCCCGAGCCAGCCCCGATGGCCTACGTACGGTGGGCGGAAGTACCGCTCTGGATAGGCGGCGACCAGGGCCTCCTGCGCTCCTCGAGGCGCCGCGCACCACAGGTGCGGGCGGAGGACGTCGTGATGGGTCGCGTGGAAGGCCGCGAACTGCTTCTTACCGCGCACGAACCAGGCCGGATGGCCGTGGCTGGGGCGCTCCTCGAC encodes:
- a CDS encoding MmcQ/YjbR family DNA-binding protein; translated protein: MASAETLVRSICRSFPEVEERPSHGHPAWFVRGKKQFAAFHATHHDVLRPHLWCAAPRGAQEALVAAYPERYFRPPYVGHRGWLGLYLDGGIDQHELQGVLTEAYRAVCPPGLLARFDEDARA